The following is a genomic window from Verrucosispora sp. WMMD573.
CAGATCAGCCGGTAGCGGCCCGGCTCCAGCGGCCAGCGGTCCTGCTCGTCCGGCCCGCCGCCAGGCGGTGCGGTCGAGTGCGGGGTGACCCGACCGGTGAACCGGTTGGGTTGGCGGACGAACGCGCCGCCGCCGCTGGTTTCCGCGCTGAACTGGGCCCGTGCCATGCCCACAACCTATCGGCACCCGCCGGGGATATCCTGGCCGTCGGTGAGTCCCCGTGGACCCGGTGGACGCGCCCCCGCACCCCTTCCCATCCCCCCGAAGGACTCGCGATGACCGTGGCATACCTGGTGGCCGGTGTCCGCACCCCGATCGGCCGGTACGCCGGCGCGCTGGCCGGCGTACGCCCCGACGACCTGGCCGCCCACGTGATCCGCGAGCTGGTCGCGCGGCACCCGTCGGTGGACTGGGCGCGTACCGACGACGTGGTGCTCGGCTGCGCCAACCAGGCCGGTGAGGACAACCGCAACGTGGCCCGGATGGCGGCTCTGCTCGGCGGGCTGCCCGAGCAGGTGCCGGGCAGCACGGTCAACCGGCTCTGCGGCTCCGGCCTGGACGCGCTGGCCACCGCCGCCCGGTCGATCGTGGCCGGCGAGGCGGACCTGGTCGTCGCGGGCGGGGTGGAGAGCATGAGCCGGGCGCCGTTCGTCATGCCGAAGGCGACCACCGCGTTCTCCCGGTCCGCCGAGATGTACGACACCACGATCGGTTGGCGGCTGGTGAACCCGTTGATGGAGCGGGGCTGGGGCATCGACTCGATGCCTGAGACGGCGGAGAACGTGGCCGCCGAGTACGGCGTGGACCGGGCGGCGCAGGACGAGTTCGCGTACCGCTCGCAGTTGCGGGCCGCCAAGGCCCAGGCCGACGGGCGGTTGGCCGAGGAGATCGTGCCGGTGACCGTGCCGGCGGGCCGGCGGGAGACCCGGCTGGTCGAGGTCGACGAGCACCCCCGACAGACCTCGCTGGAGAAACTGGCGGCGCTGCCCACCCCGTTCCGCGACGGCGGCACGGTGACCGCGGGCAACTCCTCCGGCGTCAATGACGGCGCGGTGGCGCTGCTGGTCGCCTCGGAGGCGGCCGTCGCCGCGTACGGTCTGACTCCGTTGGCCCGGGTGACCGGCACGGCGGCAGCCGGCGTGCCGCCCCGGGTCATGGGCATCGGGCCGGTTCCGGCGACCCGGCGGCTGCTGGACCGGCAGGGGTTGGCGCTCACCGACATCGACGTGATCGAGCTGAACGAGGCGTTCGCCGCCCAGTCCGTCGCGGTGCTGCGCGAACTCGGCCTGCCCGAGGACGCGGAGCACGTCAACCCCAACGGTGGCGCGATCGCCCTTGGCCACCCGCTCGGTGCCAGCGGTGCCCGGCTCGCCCTCACCGCCGCGTTGGAGCTGCGCCGACGCGGTGCGCGGCGGGCGCTGGCCACCATGTGCATCGGGGTGGGGCAGGGCATCGCGCTGCTGCTGGAGGCCGCCTGAGCCGCCGGTGCCGGCGGTAGATCGGGAAAAGGCCGTTGTGGATCTCCCCCCGCGCCACGGACCCGCCTAGAGTGGTCAGCATCACGATCCACGGCGACGACGTGAGGTGCAGCCAGTGCAGAAGCCGGACGAACTCCCCGCCGAGATCGACCTCTCCCGGCCCAGCGCGGCGCGGGTGTACGACTACTTCCTCGGCGGTGCCCACAACTTCGACATCGACCGGAAACTGGCCGAGCAGATCGCGACCATGACGCCGAACCTGCCGGCGACCATGCGGGCCGGGCGGGAGTTCCTGCGCCGGGCCGTGCGCGCCCTGCTCGACGCCGGTATCGACCAGTTCCTGGACATCGGCTCGGGCATCCCCACGGTCGGCAACGTGCACGAGGTCGCCCAGGCCACGAACCCGAAGGCCCGGGTGGTCTACGTCGACATCGACCCGGTCGCGGTGGCGCACAGCCGGGAACTGCTCGCCGGCAACGAGTCGACCGGCGTCATCCACGCCGACCTGCGGGACCCGGAACGGATCCTGGCCGAGGCCCGCAAGCTCGACCTGCTCGACTTCGACCGGCCGCTGGGCATCCTGCTCGCCGGGGTGGTGCACTTCGTGCCGGACACCGACCACCCCGGTGACATCCTGGCCACCCTGCGTGCGGCCGCCGCCCACGGCAGCCACCTGGTCATCTCACACTCCACCTTCGAGGACCAGCCGCAGGAGATGCTGGACGCGCAACGACTGTCGGCGCGTACCGCCACGGAGATCACCCTCCGCTCGCGGGCCGAGATAACCGCATTCTTCGGCGACTGGACCATCGTGGACCCCGGGGTGGTGCACATGGAGTTGTGGCGACCCGACTCGTCGTCCGAGGTCACCGCCGACGGGCAGCGCTTCGGTGCCTTCGGTGGTGTCGCCCGGAACGACCGGCCCGCCGGCTGATCCGATGGCCGCCGTGGGTGCCTCCGGCGGGAACACCGTCGATCCGGCCGGCGCCCAGCGGTACGCCGCCGACTGGGCGCGGGCCGTACGCCGGCTCGGTTTCGTGCCGCTGAGCGCGGCCGAGACCGAGCGGCTGATGCTCGGGCACACCGTCCGGCTGGCGGAGGTGCTGCTCTCCGCCGAGTCGCCGGCTGCGGCTGCGGAGGAGATCGGGCGCTCACTCGTCGGCGCGCACCTCACCGAACCGGGCGTCATCGAGTGGTCGGTGCGTAACCTCGGCGAGCGGTTCCGGACCGAGGTGCTCGCCGCCTTGGCCGCGCGGCCGGGGCTGGACGAGCGGATCGCGGTGGTGCAGGGTGCCCTCGCGGCCGGCTTCGCCCGCGCGTTGCGCGAGCGGACCTTCGTCGAGCAGGAGGGGATCGCCCGCGCGATGTGGCAGGCGCGCGACGACGCCGAGGCCGCGCTGCGTGACAGCGAGGCCCGCTTCCGGGCGGTCTTCGACGGCGCGGCCATCGGCATCGGCATCGCCGGAGTCGACGGGACGATCATCGACGTCAACCACGCCTTCGCCGACATGCTCGGCTACTCGGTCGAGGAACTGCGGCAGCTCAATGTGGCGTCGCTGTTCCACGCCGACGACGCGGCCGGCATGTGGGAGTTGTACCAGGAACTGATCGAGGGCAAGCACGACGCGG
Proteins encoded in this region:
- the pcaF gene encoding 3-oxoadipyl-CoA thiolase, which encodes MTVAYLVAGVRTPIGRYAGALAGVRPDDLAAHVIRELVARHPSVDWARTDDVVLGCANQAGEDNRNVARMAALLGGLPEQVPGSTVNRLCGSGLDALATAARSIVAGEADLVVAGGVESMSRAPFVMPKATTAFSRSAEMYDTTIGWRLVNPLMERGWGIDSMPETAENVAAEYGVDRAAQDEFAYRSQLRAAKAQADGRLAEEIVPVTVPAGRRETRLVEVDEHPRQTSLEKLAALPTPFRDGGTVTAGNSSGVNDGAVALLVASEAAVAAYGLTPLARVTGTAAAGVPPRVMGIGPVPATRRLLDRQGLALTDIDVIELNEAFAAQSVAVLRELGLPEDAEHVNPNGGAIALGHPLGASGARLALTAALELRRRGARRALATMCIGVGQGIALLLEAA
- a CDS encoding SAM-dependent methyltransferase, yielding MQKPDELPAEIDLSRPSAARVYDYFLGGAHNFDIDRKLAEQIATMTPNLPATMRAGREFLRRAVRALLDAGIDQFLDIGSGIPTVGNVHEVAQATNPKARVVYVDIDPVAVAHSRELLAGNESTGVIHADLRDPERILAEARKLDLLDFDRPLGILLAGVVHFVPDTDHPGDILATLRAAAAHGSHLVISHSTFEDQPQEMLDAQRLSARTATEITLRSRAEITAFFGDWTIVDPGVVHMELWRPDSSSEVTADGQRFGAFGGVARNDRPAG